CGTGATGGTTTAAGCCCTTAAGCCAGTTCAATGACTGAGACAATTTGCAGATGCCCAAGATTTCAGATTCAACTCGTGCTGACCACTGCAATATGCCCATGAGTTCCTtcaatgtgtttattaaggtgtgatgatttgctgaaactctccccacactgagtgcatgtgaatggtttctttctagtgtggatcctcatatGGTGATTAAGGTTTGTTGAGCAgtaaaaactcttcccacactgagtgcatgcgtatggtttctctccagtgtggatcatcatgtgtagattaaggttggataattggctgaaactcttcccacactgagtgcatgtgaatggtttctctccagtgtggatcctcatgtggttatCAAAGTTTgttgagcagttaaaactcttcccacactgagtgcatgtgaatggtttctttccagtgtgaatcatcatgtgataattaaggtgagatgattggttgaaactcttcccacactgagtgcatgcgtatggtttctctccagtgtggatcctcatgtgttgattaaggtgtgatgagcagttaaaacttttTCCACAACGAGTGCATGTgaagggtttctctccagtgtggatcatcatgtgtagattaaggtgtgatgattgctTGAAACTCTTCgcacactgagtgcatgcaaatggtttctttccagtgtggatcatcatgtgataaTTAAGGTGAGAtaattggttgaaactcttcccacactgagtgcatgtgaagggtttctctccggtgtggatcattatgtgaatcttaagtttgcttttggtggcgaaactctttccacactgagtgcaggtgaaacgattcttgtctctcctttttaaaacaccatcagtctgtaaatgagttttttccacaattttgacatgatgttcctcctctttactcgcCTCATTCtgttcaattaggtctgaaataaataaataaataaaacattagttttcattaagtcttaaaaactctcatcaaaagctaaaaagtgaaaagacactggaaacattggctacacacactgtaattttgatgcacattgaATGTCAAAtgaatcagatcatattttgtttggttcattaacgtgtacacatttaggcagattcaattcaattcatctttatttatctagtgcttttacaatgtaaattgtgtcaaagccgcttaacatagaagttatagtaaatttaaacagtgtcaatccagttttcaaagtttttcataaaagtcattttggtcatattgataagacacagatttCTACGATTTGTAAAGTGGACAGGGAATACTTCTTTGTTGTGTGCCTGACTGGTAAATGtatcagaaaaaaagttctggggtaagagctgaatatttgcctgtgtggaaatataaatttctatcatctaattccaaatgaacaataatctacgtataa
The Danio rerio strain Tuebingen ecotype United States chromosome 4, GRCz12tu, whole genome shotgun sequence genome window above contains:
- the LOC137489753 gene encoding uncharacterized protein isoform X2 translates to MIHTGEKPFTCTQCGKSFNQLSHLNYHMMIHTGKKPFACTQCAKSFKQSSHLNLHMMIHTGEKPFTCTRCGKSFNCSSHLNQHMRIHTGEKPYACTQCGKSFNQSSHLNYHMMIHTGKKPFTCTQCGKSFNCSTNFDNHMRIHTGEKPFTCTQCGKSFSQLSNLNLHMMIHTGEKPYACTQCGKSFYCSTNLNHHMRIHTRKKPFTCTQCGESFSKSSHLNKHIEGTHGHIAVVSTS
- the LOC137489753 gene encoding uncharacterized protein isoform X1, with product MAFIKEESEDVKIEETITVKQEDPQEQTDLIEQNEASKEEEHHVKIVEKTHLQTDGVLKRRDKNRFTCTQCGKSFATKSKLKIHIMIHTGEKPFTCTQCGKSFNQLSHLNYHMMIHTGKKPFACTQCAKSFKQSSHLNLHMMIHTGEKPFTCTRCGKSFNCSSHLNQHMRIHTGEKPYACTQCGKSFNQSSHLNYHMMIHTGKKPFTCTQCGKSFNCSTNFDNHMRIHTGEKPFTCTQCGKSFSQLSNLNLHMMIHTGEKPYACTQCGKSFYCSTNLNHHMRIHTRKKPFTCTQCGESFSKSSHLNKHIEGTHGHIAVVSTS